A genomic segment from Juglans regia cultivar Chandler chromosome 14, Walnut 2.0, whole genome shotgun sequence encodes:
- the LOC109001542 gene encoding zinc finger CCCH domain-containing protein 30-like: protein MCSGPERSESSSTPSVSTVEITSNTKDMNNPTVQAESSFSSLLDLAANNDVAGFKQSAEKDASLIDEVGLWYVRQKGSKQIVLEHRTPLMVAATYGSVDVLKFILSHSGVDVNFSCGQDKTTALHCATSGGSINTADVLKLLLLMGADPNRTDANGLRPIDVLIVPPKMQSMRVAVEELLSNNASDSSFSEHHLRVSISSSCSDSPTLSSSPENGLPSYPSELVSSLMASKFNDIPVSYALEKKEYPVDPSLPDIKNSIYATDEFRMFSFKVRPCSRAYSHDWTECPFVHPGENARRRDPRKYHYSCVPCPEFRKGACRRGDMCEYAHGVFECWLHPAQYRTRLCKDGTSCNRRVCFFAHTAEELRPLYLSTGSAVPSPRSSASAHGVMDMAAAMSLLPGSPSSISALSPSPFAQPMSPSANNGMSQSSIAWPQPNVPTLSLPGSNLQSSRLRSSFSARDIPPEHLSVMQDFDAQQHLLNDLTCFSQSWSNNVPANRPGRSKTLTPSNLEELFCAEISSSPRYSDAAASVVFSPAHKSAVLNQFQQQQSMLSPINTNVFSPKNVDHPLLQASFGIQSPGRMSPRSVEPISPIGSRLAAFAQREKQHQQLHSLSSRDLGSNNQASIGCSPVNSWAKWGSPNGKLDLLVNGDDMGRLRRSSSFELANNGEEPDLSWVQSLVKESPTELMKEKLAVSASRAASSGEGLNSNSQSESIDHSVLGAWLEQMQLDQLVV from the coding sequence ATGTGCAGTGGTCCAGAACGATCAGAATCGTCATCGACTCCATCTGTGTCAACTGTAGAAATCACATCTAACACCAAAGACATGAATAACCCAACTGTTCAAGCTGAAAGTTCTTTTTCCAGCTTACTCGATCTTGCTGCTAACAATGATGTTGCAGGCTTTAAGCAATCTGCAGAGAAGGATGCTTCTTTAATTGATGAGGTTGGACTCTGGTATGTTCGCCAGAAAGGCTCAAAACAAATTGTTCTTGAGCATAGAACTCCATTAATGGTTGCTGCAACCTATGGAAGTGTTGATGTTCTTAAATTTATACTCTCTCATTCTGGGGTGGATGTAAATTTCTCGTGTGGCCAAGATAAAACCACTGCTCTTCACTGCGCCACTTCTGGTGGATCAATTAACACAGCTGATGTTCTGAAGCTGCTTTTATTAATGGGTGCTGATCCAAATCGTACTGATGCCAATGGTCTTCGCCCCATTGATGTTCTTATTGTTCCTCCAAAGATGCAAAGCATGAGAGTGGCTGTTGAAGAGCTTCTCTCTAACAATGCTTCCGACAGCTCATTTAGTGAGCACCATCTGCGAGTATCCATTAGTTCCTCTTGTTCAGACTCACCAACCCTTTCCTCATCCCCGGAAAATGGATTGCCATCTTATCCTTCAGAGTTGGTATCTTCTCTAATGGCTTCAAAGTTTAATGATATACCTGTTAGTTATGCATTGGAGAAGAAAGAGTACCCTGTTGATCCTTCCCTCCCTGACATTAAGAACAGTATCTATGCAACAGATGAGTTCCGCATGTTCTCATTCAAAGTTCGGCCTTGTTCTCGAGCGTACTCCCACGATTGGACTGAGTGCCCTTTTGTGCACCCTGGAGAAAACGCTCGCAGAAGAGACCCAAGGAAGTACCATTACAGCTGTGTGCCTTGCCCTGAGTTCCGAAAGGGGGCATGTAGGCGTGGGGATATGTGTGAATATGCTCATGGAGTTTTTGAGTGCTGGCTCCACCCGGCTCAATACCGGACTCGGCTCTGCAAGGATGGTACAAGCTGCAATAGACGGGTCTGTTTTTTTGCTCACACAGCCGAGGAGCTTCGTCCCTTGTATCTATCTACCGGATCTGCTGTCCCATCACCTCGCTCATCTGCCTCTGCTCATGGTGTGATGGACATGGCTGCTGCAATGAGCTTATTACCTGGGTCTCCCTCATCTATCTCTGCTCTGTCGCCTTCTCCATTCGCTCAACCCATGTCTCCATCTGCAAATAATGGCATGTCACAGTCATCCATTGCATGGCCCCAGCCAAATGTACCAACCCTTAGTCTTCCTGGAAGCAATCTTCAGTCCAGTCGCTTGAGATCATCCTTTAGTGCCCGTGACATCCCACCTGAGCATTTGAGTGTGATGCAGGATTTTGATGCCCAGCAACATCTTCTTAATGACTTGACTTGTTTTTCACAGTCATGGTCCAATAACGTCCCTGCTAACCGTCCTGGTCGGTCCAAGACACTAACACCTTCAAACCTTGAAGAGCTATTTTGTGCGGAGATCTCTTCATCTCCCCGGTATTCTGATGCAGCAGCTTCTGTTGTTTTTTCCCCTGCTCACAAATCTGCTGTTCTTAATCAATTCCAACAGCAGCAGAGCATGTTATCACCCATTAACACGAATGTATTCTCCCCCAAAAATGTCGATCACCCTTTATTGCAGGCTTCATTTGGTATCCAATCCCCTGGAAGGATGTCGCCTAGAAGTGTGGAGCCAATCTCCCCAATCGGCTCTCGACTCGCTGCATTTGCGCAGCGTGAGAAACAGCATCAACAGCTGCACAGCCTCAGCTCGCGGGATCTTGGAAGCAACAACCAAGCCTCCATTGGTTGTTCTCCTGTAAATTCTTGGGCAAAATGGGGATCGCCAAATGGAAAATTGGATTTGTTAGTTAATGGAGATGACATGGGGCGACTACGTAGATCATCATCATTTGAGCTTGCTAACAATGGGGAGGAGCCTGACTTGTCATGGGTTCAGTCTCTAGTTAAGGAATCACCGACTGAGTTGATGAAAGAGAAGTTGGCAGTTTCAGCCTCTAGGGCTGCATCATCTGGTGAAGGTTTGAATTCTAATTCTCAAAGTGAATCCATTGATCATTCTGTATTAGGAGCTTGGCTTGAGCAGATGCAGCTTGATCAACTCGTAGTATGA
- the LOC109001492 gene encoding uncharacterized protein LOC109001492 isoform X1 yields MAIVEEPITSRLDRLDHMLRHLEEIRGCNRSSPKRRSCASIASSGTDGHASSVNLSPKSIEKHSRPIEHVLIETEVKGTLIERLELIEDRVLKLCLQLELLESERKIEEKNEKKAHKLKGLKQLVKQCVKGEGKY; encoded by the exons ATGGCCATCGTAGAGGAACCTATTACTTCCAGGCTTGATCGTTTGGATCACATG CTGAGGCACTTGGAGGAAATTAGAGGGTGCAACAGATCATCGCCAAAGAGGCGCTCTTGCGCATCCATAGCGTCGAGCGGGACCGACGGGCATGCATCATCTGTAAATCTGTCCCCAAAGAGCATAGAGAAGCACAGCCGTCCAATAGAGCACGTACTAATTGAAACTGAAGTTAAAGGAACGCTCATTGAAAGGCTTGAACTTATAGAAGACCGCGTACTAAAG CTGTGTTTGCAGTTGGAGCTACTAGAGTCAGAGAGGAAAATAgaggagaaaaatgaaaagaaggcCCACAAGCTGAAGGGATTAAAGCAACTTGTCAAACAATGTGTGAAGGgagaaggaaaatattaa
- the LOC109001492 gene encoding uncharacterized protein LOC109001492 isoform X2 produces MAIVEEPITSRLDRLDHMLRHLEEIRGCNRSSPKRRSCASIASSGTDGHASSVNLSPKSIEKHSRPIEHVLIETEVKGTLIERLELIEDRVLKLELLESERKIEEKNEKKAHKLKGLKQLVKQCVKGEGKY; encoded by the exons ATGGCCATCGTAGAGGAACCTATTACTTCCAGGCTTGATCGTTTGGATCACATG CTGAGGCACTTGGAGGAAATTAGAGGGTGCAACAGATCATCGCCAAAGAGGCGCTCTTGCGCATCCATAGCGTCGAGCGGGACCGACGGGCATGCATCATCTGTAAATCTGTCCCCAAAGAGCATAGAGAAGCACAGCCGTCCAATAGAGCACGTACTAATTGAAACTGAAGTTAAAGGAACGCTCATTGAAAGGCTTGAACTTATAGAAGACCGCGTACTAAAG TTGGAGCTACTAGAGTCAGAGAGGAAAATAgaggagaaaaatgaaaagaaggcCCACAAGCTGAAGGGATTAAAGCAACTTGTCAAACAATGTGTGAAGGgagaaggaaaatattaa
- the LOC109018844 gene encoding cellulose synthase A catalytic subunit 3 [UDP-forming], protein MESEGETGAKATKNLGGQVCQICGDNVGKSIDGEPFIACHVCAFPVCRPCYEYERKDGNQSCPQCKTQYKRHKGSPAILGDREEDADADDGASDFNYTSEDQNQKQKIAERMLSWHMTYGRGEDVGAPTYDKGVSHNHIPLLTNGMEVSGELSAASPEHLSMASPGVGGGKRVHPLPYASDVNQSPNVRAVDPAREFGSPGLGNVAWKERVDGWKMKQEKNVVPMSTGQANSERGVGDIDASTDVLVDDSLLNDEARQPLSRKVSIPSSRINPYRMVIVLRLIILCIFLHYRITNPVPNAYALWLISVICEIWFAISWILDQFPKWLPVNRETYLDRLSLRYDREGEPSQLAAVDIFVSTVDPLKEPPLVTANTVLSILAVDYPVDKVSCYVSDDGAAMLTFEALSETSEFARKWVPFCKKYSIEPRAPEWYFTQKIDYLKDKVQPSFVKDRRAMKREYEEFKIRVNGLVAKAQKVPEEGWIMQDGTPWPGNNIRDHPGMIQVFLGQSGGLDAEGNELPRLVYVSREKRPGFQHHKKAGAMNALVRVSAVLTNGPFLLNLDCDHYVNNSKALREAMCFLMDPNLGKHVCYVQFPQRFDGIDRNDRYANRNTVFFDINLRGLDGIQGPVYVGTGCVFNRTALYGYEPPLKPKHKKAGVLSSLCGGSRKKSSKSSKKGSDKKKSSKHADPTVPIFSLDDIEEGVEGAGFDDEKSLLMSQMSLEKRFGQSAVFVASTLMENGGVPQSATPENLLKEAIHVISCGYEDKTDWGSEIGWIYGSVTEDILTGFKMHARGWRSIYCMPKRPAFKGSAPINLSDRLNQVLRWALGSVEILLSRHCPIWYGYNGRLKWLERFAYVNTTIYPITAIPLLMYCTLPAVCLLTNKFIIPQISNIASIWFISLFISIFATGILEMRWSGVGIDEWWRNEQFWVIGGVSAHLFAVFQGLLKVLAGIDTNFTVTSKASDEEGDFTELYMFKWTTLLIPPTTLLIINLVGVVAGISYAINSGYQSWGPLFGKLFFAFWVIVHLYPFLKGLMGRQNRTPTIVVVWSILLASIFSLLWVRIDPFTTRVTGPDIVQCGINC, encoded by the exons ATGGAATCAGAAGGAGAAACTGGG GCAAAAGCCACAAAGAACCTGGGCGGACAGGTCTGCCAGATCTGCGGTGATAATGTTGGGAAGAGTATAGATGGCGAACCATTCATTGCCTGTCATGTTTGCGCTTTCCCTGTCTGCAGGCCTTGCTACGAGTATGAGAGGAAGGATGGGAATCAGTCATGCCCTCAATGCAAAACCCAATATAAAAGGCACAAAG GCAGCCCTGCAATTCTCGGTGATAGAGAAGAGGATGCTGATGCTGATGATGGTGCTAGTGACTTCAATTACACTTCAGAAGACCAAAACCAAAAGCAGAAGATTGCAGAGCGCATGTTGAGCTGGCATATGACATATGGACGTGGAGAGGATGTTGGGGCCCCCACTTACGATAAAGGGGTTTCTCATAACCACATTCCTCTGCTCACTAATGGAAtggag GTTTCTGGAGAATTGTCTGCTGCATCACCTGAGCATCTTTCTATGGCTTCTCCCGGAGTTGGTGGCGGAAAGCGTGTCCATCCTCTTCCTTATGCGTCTGATGTTAATCAGTCAC CTAATGTTAGGGCTGTGGATCCAGCGAGGGAATTTGGCTCACCGGGATTAGGCAATGTAGCGTGGAAAGAGAGAGTTGATGGGTGGAAGATGAAGCAAGAAAAGAATGTGGTTCCAATGAGCACCGGCCAAGCCAATTCTGAAAGGGGGGTTGGAGATATTGATGCCAGCACTGATGTGCTCGTGGATGACTCTTTACT GAATGATGAAGCTCGGCAACCTCTCTCGAGAAAGGTTTCTATTCCATCTTCTAGGATCAACCCTTATAGGATGGTCATTGTTCTGCGTCTTATTATTCTCTGCATTTTCCTGCACTATCGAATCACAAATCCTGTGCCCAATGCCTATGCTCTGTGGTTAATATCTGTGATTTGTGAGATTTGGTTTGCAATATCTTGGATACTGGATCAGTTCCCCAAGTGGCTGCCTGTAAACCGCGAGACATATCTTGACAGGCTTTCACTGAG ATATGACCGAGAAGGAGAACCATCACAGTTAGCTGCAGTTGATATATTTGTCAGTACTGTTGACCCTTTGAAGGAACCTCCTCTTGTGACAGCCAATACTGTGCTATCCATTCTTGCTGTTGACTACCCTGTTGATAAGGTCTCTTGCTATGTATCTGATGATGGAGCTGCCATGTTGACATTTGAAGCTTTGTCCGAAACATCCGAATTTGCAAGGAAATGGGTTCCTTTTTGCAAGAAGTATAGCATTGAGCCTCGGGCCCCAGAATGGTACTTCACACAGAAGATCGACTACTTGAAGGACAAGGTTCAACCATCATTTGTCAAAGACCGTAGAGCTATGAag AGAGAATATGAAGAATTTAAAATCCGTGTTAATGGGCTTGTTGCTAAGGCACAAAAAGTTCCTGAAGAAGGATGGATTATGCAAGACGGCACACCATGGCCTGGAAACAACATCAGAGACCATCCAGGAATGATCCAG GTTTTCTTGGGCCAAAGCGGAGGGCTTGATGCTGAGGGTAATGAACTGCCACGTTTAGTCTATGTTTCTCGTGAAAAGCGTCCTGGTTTTCAACATCATAAGAAAGCCGGTGCTATGAATGCGCTT GTTCGAGTATCGGCAGTCCTTACCAATGGACCTTTCTTGTTGAATCTGGATTGTGATCACTACGTCAACAACAGCAAGGCCTTGAGGGAAGCTATGTGTTTCCTAATGGATCCAAACCTTGGGAAACATGTTTGTTATGTCCAGTTTCCACAGAGATTTGATGGTATTGATAGGAATGACCGATATGCCAACCGTAATACTGTTTTCTTTGAT ATAAACTTGAGAGGCTTGGATGGCATTCAAGGCCCTGTTTATGTGGGTACTGGATGTGTGTTTAACAGAACAGCATTATATGGTTACGAACCACCTCTCAAACCTAAGCATAAGAAAGCTGGAGTTCTGTCTTCACTTTGTGGTGGCTCACGGAAGAAGAGTTCAAAGTCCAGTAAAAAGGGTTCAGACAAGAAGAAATCTAGCAAGCATGCAGACCCCACTGTGCCTATTTTCAGTCTGGACGATATAGAGGAGGGTGTGGAAG gCGCTGGATTTGATGATGAAAAGTCACTACTCATGTCACAAATGAGCCTGGAGAAAAGGTTTGGTCAGTCTGCTGTTTTTGTTGCCTCAACACTTATGGAGAATGGTGGCGTTCCACAATCTGCAACACCAgagaatctccttaaagaggcTATTCATGTCATCAGCTGTGGTTATGAGGACAAAACAGACTGGGGATCTGAG ATAGGATGGATTTATGGTTCTGTTACTGAAGATATTCTTACGGgattcaagatgcatgctcgtGGTTGGCGGTCAATTTATTGCATGCCCAAGCGCCCAGCCTTTAAAGGGTCTGCTCCTATTAATCTTTCTGATCGTCTGAACCAAGTGCTACGATGGGCTCTAGGTTCTGTGGAAATTCTTCTCAGTAGACATTGCCCTATCTGGTATGGTTACAATGGCAGGCTTAAATGGCTGGAGAGATTCGCATATGTGAATACCACCATCTATCCAATTACTGCCATTCCTCTTCTTATGTATTGTACTTTGCCAGCTGTTTGTCTACTCACTAACAAGTTCATCATTCCACAG ATCAGTAACATTGCAAGTATATGGTTTATATCGCTCTTTATTTCCATCTTTGCAACTGGTATCCTAGAAATGAGGTGGAGTGGTGTTGGAATTGACGAATGGTGGAGAAATGAACAGTTTTGGGTTATTGGTGGTGTTTCAGCCCATCTCTTTGCCGTTTTCCAAGGTTTGCTCAAAGTACTAGCCGGAATTGACACCAACTTCACTGTTACATCCAAGGCATCCGACGAAGAGGGAGACTTTACCGAACTGTACATGTTCAAGTGGACAACCCTTCTTATCCCACCAACAACTCTACTTATCATAAACTTGGTTGGGGTCGTTGCGGGGATCTCCTATGCCATCAACAGTGGTTACCAATCATGGGGTCCGCTCTTTGGCAAGCTATTCTTTGCCTTTTGGGTGATCGTCCATCTTTATCCCTTCCTTAAAGGTTTGATGGGTCGGCAGAACCGAACACCCACCATTGTTGTCGTCTGGTCAATTCTTCTCGCatccattttctctttgttgtggGTGCGGATAGATCCATTTACCACTAGAGTTACTGGTCCAGATATAGTGCAGTGTGGAATCAACTGCTAG